The following are encoded in a window of Vigna unguiculata cultivar IT97K-499-35 chromosome 8, ASM411807v1, whole genome shotgun sequence genomic DNA:
- the LOC114193430 gene encoding protein FLC EXPRESSOR-like isoform X1 produces MAGRKHAPSSFTRLDETRLAHSSSAAAVRALEDRVDKRHREIQNLIADNQRLAGIHVALKQDLAATQEELRRLSATAAEVKAERDEEVREIYEKSLKVDAEVRAVAAMSAELNRVRADVQELAAAQKGLAAQLQTVESDLERARAEGKFVPAIKADIEAMLHEIQRGRNAIEFEKKTHASNLEHRRAMDNNMIIMSSEVEKLRAELANAEKRARAAMAADAKPSPGYPPDNYDNREMGYGGVRYPPGSYSMHQSSYFPGTKTCSANLREFYIAEIMYPNGYFVFIFDRVPNTLHPHNLICI; encoded by the exons ATGGCGGGGCGCAAACACGCGCCCTCCTCCTTCACGCGCCTCGACGAAACGCGCCTCGCACATTCCTCATCCGCTGCGGCGGTCCGCGCCCTCGAAGACCGCGTCGACAAGCGCCATCGCGAGATCCAGAACCTCATCGCCGACAACCAGCGCCTCGCTGGCATCCACGTGGCCCTAAAGCAGGACCTCGCCGCCACTCAGGAGGAGCTCCGTCGCCTCTCCGCCACGGCTGCCGAGGTCAAGGCCGAGCGCGACGAGGAGGTGCGCGAGATCTACGAGAAGTCGCTGAAGGTGGACGCGGAGGTACGCGCCGTTGCCGCAATGAGCGCCGAGCTAAATCGGGTGCGGGCAGACGTGCAGGAGCTCGCGGCGGCGCAGAAGGGGCTTGCGGCGCAGCTGCAGACAGTGGAGAGTGACCTCGAGAGGGCGCGCGCCGAGGGGAAGTTTGTGCCGGCGATCAAAGCCGATATAGAGGCCATGCTCCATGAGATTCAACGAGGAAg AAATGCTATTGAATTTGAGAAGAAGACACATGCTAGTAACCTTGAACACAGGCGGGCAATGGACAACAATATGATTATAATGTCCAGTGAGGTTGAAAAGTTACGTGCTGAGTTGGCTAATGCAGAAAAGAGGGCAAGGGCTGCAATGGCTGCAGATGCAAAACCAA GTCCTGGATATCCTCCTGATAACTATGACAATCGTGAGATGGGATATGGAGGAGTCAGATACCCTCCTGGTTCTTATAGCATGCATCAG TCATCTTATTTTCCGGGAACAAAAACTTGCTCCGCTAACTTACGTGAGTTCTATATTGCTGAAATTATGTATCCAAATggatattttgttttcatatttgaCCGTGTTCCTAATACATTACATCCGCATAACCTCATATGCATATAG
- the LOC114193430 gene encoding protein FLC EXPRESSOR-like isoform X2 → MAGRKHAPSSFTRLDETRLAHSSSAAAVRALEDRVDKRHREIQNLIADNQRLAGIHVALKQDLAATQEELRRLSATAAEVKAERDEEVREIYEKSLKVDAEVRAVAAMSAELNRVRADVQELAAAQKGLAAQLQTVESDLERARAEGKFVPAIKADIEAMLHEIQRGRNAIEFEKKTHASNLEHRRAMDNNMIIMSSEVEKLRAELANAEKRARAAMAADAKPSPGYPPDNYDNREMGYGGVRYPPGSYSMHQMQAGVDSHSQNAAGAPLHHSYDHQRTQVPR, encoded by the exons ATGGCGGGGCGCAAACACGCGCCCTCCTCCTTCACGCGCCTCGACGAAACGCGCCTCGCACATTCCTCATCCGCTGCGGCGGTCCGCGCCCTCGAAGACCGCGTCGACAAGCGCCATCGCGAGATCCAGAACCTCATCGCCGACAACCAGCGCCTCGCTGGCATCCACGTGGCCCTAAAGCAGGACCTCGCCGCCACTCAGGAGGAGCTCCGTCGCCTCTCCGCCACGGCTGCCGAGGTCAAGGCCGAGCGCGACGAGGAGGTGCGCGAGATCTACGAGAAGTCGCTGAAGGTGGACGCGGAGGTACGCGCCGTTGCCGCAATGAGCGCCGAGCTAAATCGGGTGCGGGCAGACGTGCAGGAGCTCGCGGCGGCGCAGAAGGGGCTTGCGGCGCAGCTGCAGACAGTGGAGAGTGACCTCGAGAGGGCGCGCGCCGAGGGGAAGTTTGTGCCGGCGATCAAAGCCGATATAGAGGCCATGCTCCATGAGATTCAACGAGGAAg AAATGCTATTGAATTTGAGAAGAAGACACATGCTAGTAACCTTGAACACAGGCGGGCAATGGACAACAATATGATTATAATGTCCAGTGAGGTTGAAAAGTTACGTGCTGAGTTGGCTAATGCAGAAAAGAGGGCAAGGGCTGCAATGGCTGCAGATGCAAAACCAA GTCCTGGATATCCTCCTGATAACTATGACAATCGTGAGATGGGATATGGAGGAGTCAGATACCCTCCTGGTTCTTATAGCATGCATCAG ATGCAAGCTGGGGTTGACTCA